A region from the Canis lupus dingo isolate Sandy chromosome 9, ASM325472v2, whole genome shotgun sequence genome encodes:
- the DYNLL2 gene encoding dynein light chain 2, cytoplasmic, which produces MSDRKAVIKNADMSEDMQQDAVDCATQAMEKYNIEKDIAAYIKKEFDKKYNPTWHCIVGRNFGSYVTHETKHFIYFYLGQVAILLFKSG; this is translated from the exons ATGTCTGACCGGAAGGCAGTGATCAAGAACGCAGACATGTCTGAGGACATGCAACAGGATGCCGTTGACTGCGCCACGCAGGCTATGGAGAAGTACAACATAGAGAAGGACATTGCTGCTTATATCAAGAAG gAATTTGACAAGAAATACAACCCTACCTGGCATTGTATCGTGGGCCGAAATTTTGGCAGCTATGTTACACATGAGACAAAGCACTTCATCTATTTTTACTTGGGTCAAGTTGCAATCCTCCTCTTCAAGTCAGGCTAG